A region of Ornithodoros turicata isolate Travis chromosome 5, ASM3712646v1, whole genome shotgun sequence DNA encodes the following proteins:
- the LOC135395734 gene encoding uncharacterized protein LOC135395734 codes for MTGFRKGLSAADSVLEFSSAADSAKKRMLAMLAVFVDVRQAFDNVTGTVAANCLQVTGVTGRALRFVVSLLTGRTAQRNPKGNRKRRRRIEIKLRGHTIPHVKTHRFLGVTIDEKLSWSPQVVAIKSTIGAFQSVLKRLRGTDWGCSSKVLCTLHNSLVLSRILYALPYALPPATRLVQLEAAHRMGLRNALGLPQQSSSELVYGEAGSMPVRLFATERLLQQYDRLHRSHAGKKIIRRIRRHRGSRFKKLGRYTYKMLVGPRPSSREEEPPFLRQGPRCSCSLRGLRKKSHVPSIVAKALVQEAVLEKNEGALEIYTDGSTNPVTGSSKAAFWCPALEHSWGGRIDTQVSSTLAELVAIKQALEFLLTVAEKSAIVLTDSKCSLQRICNPRIDDPIAHTILEIWKQLKNNGTVVGFQWVPSHAGIFGNETADRIANSYHKLPSEVPAPLDPRHNRKQFSAYVREIRLTAYPEVRHFSQPCPVKDLNRKLSTLLHRLRCKSVMTPAFRYKLGFASSPRCEACFCFGDLAHIIMDCAESQAARDTLISSFSALSLPCGSLDEILYPQGPTHIRRKARDALLAFASSVELS; via the exons ATGACAGGATTTAGAAAGGGTCTGAGTGCAGCCGACTCTGTTCTCGAGTTTTCATCGGCAGCGGACAGCGCCAAGAAGCGTATGCTCGCAATGCTTGCGGTGTTTGTGGACGTTCGTCAAGCTTTCGACAACGTCACCGGCACAGTTGCTGCCAACTGTCTCCAGGTTACCGGCGTCACTGGAAGGGCCCTCCGCTTTGTGGTCAGCTTGCTCACTGGCAGAACTGCACAG AGAAATCCAAAGGGAAACAGGAAACGCCGCAGGAGAATCGAGATCAAACTTCGCGGCCACACTATCCCTCATGTCAAGACCCATCGCTTCTTGGGCGTCACCATTGACGAGAAGCTCAGTTGGAGTCCGCAGGTCGTGGCTATCAAGTCGACCATCGGAGCCTTCCAAAGTGTATTGAAACGACTCCGTGGTACCGACTGGGGATGCTCTTCCAAGGTGTTGTGCACGCTACACAATTCGCTTGTCCTTTCCCGCATACTGTACGCTCTCCCATACGCCCTGCCGCCAGCAACACGGCTAGTTCAGCTCGAGGCAGCTCACCGCATGGGCCTAAGAAACGCTCTGGGTCTCCCGCAGCAATCATCCAGCGAACTTGTCTACGGTGAGGCAGGGTCAATGCCCGTTCGTCTGTTTGCTACTGAACGTTTGTTACAACAGTATGACAGACTACACAGGTCACACGCTGGGAAGAAGATCATCCGCAGAATACGCCGCCACCGCGGATCTCGCTTTAAGAAACTGGGGAGGTACACCTACAAGATGCTCGTTGGCCCTAGGCCGAGCTCCAGAGAGGAAGAGCCACCGTTTCTTCGACAGGGACCGCGATGCTCTTGCTCTCTTCGGGGTCTCCGAAAGAAGTCACATGTCCCAAGCATTGTGGCCAAGGCGCTTGTACAAGAAGCCGTCCTTGAAAAAAACGAGGGTGCACTGGAAATCTACACCGACGGGTCCACCAATCCCGTTACCGGAAGTAGTAAGGCAGCGTTCTGGTGTCCTGCACTCGAGCACTCGTGGGGCGGTCGCATCGACACTCAAGTGTCTTCAACCTTAGCCGAGCTCGTAGCCATCAAGCAGGCCTTGGAATTTTTACTCACGGTCGCAGAGAAGAGTGCTATTGTGCTTACAGACTCCAAGTGCTCTCTTCAGCGAATATGTAACCCCCGCATCGACGACCCCATAGCACATACCATACTAGAGATATGGAAACAACTCAAGAACAACGGTACTGTCGTGGGTTTTCAGTGGGTTCCTTCCCATGCAGGAATATTTGGCAACGAAACAGCTGACCGGATCGCCAACAGCTACCACAAGCTTCCTTCTGAGGTCCCTGCACCTCTGGACCCACGACATAATAGGAAGCAGTTCTCTGCGTACGTCCGAGAAATCCGTCTCACTGCTTATCCGGAAGTGCGGCACTTCTCCCAACCATGCCCCGTGAAGGATCTCAACCGAAAGCTATCTACCCTTCTTCACAGACTCCGATGCAAGTCCGTCATGACACCCGCCTTTCGTTATAAACTGGGTTTCGCGTCATCGCCACGCTGTGAGGCTTGTTTCTGTTTTGGTGACCTGGCGCACATCATCATGGACTGCGCAGAGTCTCAAGCAGCCAGAGACACCTTGATCTCGAGTTTCAGTGCCTTATCACTTCCCTGTGGCTCTCTAGACGAGATTTTGTACCCGCAGGGTCCCACCCACATCCGTAGAAAAGCGCGAGACGCGCTCCTAGCTTTCGCTTCCTCTGTGGAACTGTCGTGA